A window of Aerococcus urinae contains these coding sequences:
- the dnaI gene encoding primosomal protein DnaI: MRNIGEDISHELNKGNFRQRLDQTKAQVLSDPDVRQFIDKHKEDLDQETIDRSISKLYEFVQEKERIRAGKRPKFPNFYPKLIMNFNYIDIEYQATDEFLAAQKEREKKQRVTLLEMPKDLKEASFQNFDLTDPKRQAALEKAIDFVEAMQSKPKQFHQGLYLHGPFGVGKSFLAAAVANHLAEHGFTTTLFHYPTFISEIKSAIKDNRVNQRLKSLQDAQVLMIDDIGAESNSAWVRDEVLGVLLQNRMSQSQATFFTSNFSMKELENHLAHTNQGDSETVKAQRIMERVRYLSEEVTMSGRNRRYSD; this comes from the coding sequence ATGAGAAATATTGGGGAAGATATCAGCCATGAGCTCAATAAAGGCAACTTTCGCCAACGCTTAGACCAAACCAAGGCCCAAGTCTTGAGTGATCCGGATGTTAGACAATTTATTGATAAGCATAAAGAAGACTTAGACCAAGAAACGATTGACCGTTCGATATCGAAACTCTATGAATTTGTTCAAGAAAAAGAACGGATAAGGGCGGGGAAAAGACCCAAATTTCCTAATTTCTATCCCAAGCTCATTATGAATTTTAATTATATTGATATTGAATACCAGGCGACTGATGAATTCCTCGCCGCCCAAAAAGAGCGGGAGAAGAAGCAACGGGTCACTTTACTGGAAATGCCTAAGGATTTAAAGGAAGCCTCCTTCCAAAACTTTGACCTGACCGATCCCAAACGGCAAGCTGCCTTGGAGAAGGCTATTGATTTTGTCGAAGCCATGCAGTCTAAGCCCAAGCAATTTCACCAAGGCCTTTACTTACATGGCCCCTTTGGCGTGGGGAAGTCCTTTTTAGCGGCAGCTGTGGCTAATCACTTGGCTGAACATGGTTTCACGACTACCTTGTTCCACTATCCTACTTTTATTAGTGAGATCAAGAGTGCCATCAAAGATAATCGTGTTAACCAGCGACTCAAGAGCCTCCAAGACGCCCAAGTATTAATGATTGATGATATTGGTGCTGAAAGTAATTCGGCCTGGGTCCGTGATGAAGTCCTAGGGGTTCTCTTGCAGAACCGTATGAGTCAAAGCCAGGCTACCTTTTTCACTTCTAATTTTTCCATGAAGGAATTAGAAAATCATTTGGCCCATACTAATCAAGGAGATTCGGAAACCGTCAAGGCGCAGCGGATTATGGAAAGGGTTCGTTATTTGAGCGAGGAAGTAACTATGTCCGGGCGCAACCGTCGCTATTCGGATTAG
- a CDS encoding M20 family metallopeptidase: MKDEQKITALHDHVRQKVKANFPQILDISQFIFQHPELGDQEYVSSDYLVKLLQEAGFQVDRAYQGIETAFRAEFRLGDGPKIAFLAEYDALPGFGPDKKPGHACGHNWISASTVGAGIVLSQMKKFFQGTVVVIGTPAEENFGRKVDLARSGAFDDIDTCMQMHLYESTNLKASALAMNAVNFHFIGRAAHAAMSPELGINALDAVNLTFTGISYLRQQLPSDVRIHGIIKEGGQAANVIPESATAFFYVRAPKLATYRHAMDRVINCARGAALMTGCQLEISYPENEFYDLLVNPVLADRMEDHMRLSGFDDISEEEEKPGSTDIGNVSYACPTFYGNVGVGQGKVFVHEEGFLQVADSPEAHQQLKRAVEAFVALAIELDQDPDLLLKVKEAFKAQIKE; this comes from the coding sequence ATGAAAGATGAGCAAAAAATCACCGCCCTTCATGATCATGTGCGACAAAAAGTTAAAGCAAATTTTCCGCAAATTCTTGATATCAGTCAGTTCATTTTCCAACATCCAGAATTAGGCGACCAGGAATACGTGTCTTCGGACTATCTTGTCAAGCTCCTCCAAGAAGCTGGTTTTCAGGTAGACCGAGCCTATCAGGGGATTGAAACCGCCTTCCGAGCAGAATTCCGCTTGGGAGATGGGCCTAAGATTGCCTTTTTAGCGGAATATGATGCCTTGCCGGGTTTCGGACCCGATAAAAAACCAGGTCACGCTTGTGGCCACAATTGGATCTCAGCTTCGACTGTAGGGGCAGGAATTGTCTTAAGTCAAATGAAGAAGTTCTTCCAAGGAACGGTGGTCGTGATTGGTACGCCAGCGGAAGAAAATTTTGGCCGCAAGGTTGATTTAGCTCGGAGCGGAGCTTTTGATGATATTGATACCTGTATGCAGATGCACCTCTATGAAAGTACCAACCTCAAGGCCAGTGCCCTAGCCATGAATGCCGTCAACTTTCACTTTATCGGCCGGGCCGCCCATGCCGCCATGAGTCCCGAATTGGGAATCAACGCCTTGGATGCTGTCAACTTGACATTTACTGGGATCTCTTACCTCAGGCAACAACTGCCCAGTGATGTTCGCATCCATGGCATTATTAAAGAAGGGGGCCAGGCCGCCAATGTTATTCCTGAATCGGCGACGGCTTTCTTCTATGTGCGGGCACCTAAATTAGCCACTTATCGTCATGCCATGGATCGGGTCATTAATTGTGCCCGCGGCGCGGCCTTGATGACAGGCTGTCAATTGGAAATCAGCTATCCAGAAAATGAATTCTATGACCTCTTAGTTAATCCAGTTTTGGCCGACCGCATGGAAGATCACATGCGCCTGAGTGGTTTTGACGATATTAGCGAGGAAGAGGAAAAACCTGGGTCTACCGATATTGGTAATGTGAGCTATGCTTGCCCAACTTTTTATGGCAATGTGGGCGTTGGCCAGGGTAAGGTTTTCGTTCATGAAGAAGGCTTTCTCCAAGTGGCTGATAGTCCAGAAGCCCACCAGCAACTTAAGCGAGCCGTGGAAGCCTTTGTCGCTTTAGCTATTGAACTTGATCAAGATCCTGACTTGCTCTTAAAAGTGAAAGAAGCCTTTAAAGCACAAATTAAAGAATAA
- a CDS encoding GtrA family protein encodes MIRQIMRFILVGGLSTLLDFFVFSLLISCQVHYLGANVCAFMLSLVFNYWASMRFVFQSSFSKEERWQEFLLFLVLALSGLLIQELILYLLIEQLSLDAHLAKLAGILVVMVYNFLSRKALLESEQ; translated from the coding sequence ATGATCAGGCAAATTATGCGCTTTATCCTGGTAGGTGGGCTAAGCACGCTTCTTGATTTTTTCGTCTTTAGCTTATTAATCAGCTGTCAAGTCCATTACTTAGGGGCTAATGTGTGTGCCTTTATGCTTTCCTTAGTCTTTAACTATTGGGCCAGTATGCGCTTTGTCTTTCAGTCTAGCTTTTCTAAGGAGGAGCGCTGGCAGGAATTTCTCCTGTTTTTAGTCTTAGCTCTTTCAGGCTTGCTGATTCAAGAACTGATCTTATACCTACTGATAGAGCAACTAAGCCTGGACGCCCATCTGGCTAAATTAGCTGGCATCCTTGTGGTCATGGTTTATAATTTTCTTAGCCGAAAAGCATTATTAGAAAGCGAGCAGTGA
- a CDS encoding O-acetyl-ADP-ribose deacetylase, with protein MTFQVIHGDITQVEVEAIVNAANSSLLGGGGVDGAIHQAAGPELLAECKQLGGCPTGQAKLTRGYQLPADYVIHTVGPVWQGGDQEEEALLTSCYLESLQLAASIPVKSLAFPLISAGVYGYPKDQALSVAKSTIQSFLATYPKDLDVFLVLYP; from the coding sequence ATGACATTTCAAGTCATTCATGGGGATATTACCCAAGTGGAAGTAGAAGCCATTGTCAATGCAGCCAACTCCTCCCTGCTAGGAGGTGGAGGTGTCGATGGGGCCATTCACCAGGCGGCTGGCCCTGAACTTTTGGCTGAATGCAAGCAATTAGGGGGCTGTCCAACTGGTCAGGCCAAATTAACCCGCGGTTATCAATTACCCGCTGATTATGTTATTCACACGGTAGGGCCAGTTTGGCAGGGTGGCGACCAGGAAGAAGAAGCCCTATTAACTTCTTGCTACCTAGAGTCTCTCCAGCTAGCTGCTAGTATCCCGGTAAAGTCGCTGGCCTTTCCTTTAATATCCGCTGGGGTATATGGCTATCCCAAGGACCAAGCTTTGTCAGTGGCAAAAAGTACCATTCAAAGTTTTTTAGCCACTTATCCCAAAGACCTCGACGTCTTTCTGGTCCTCTATCCCTAA
- a CDS encoding DnaD domain protein: MNPWEKLNPREPLKIILTQIVSNVNLEVLTYLYQPIIGAEAFALYMTLYAYIDRSDYQSEVINHGEIMDQLVFSKERYVRSRRRLEAIGLLRSYTQQSGQAPVQALYQLLAPVSSEQFFKDSLMTSLLLDHVGEERFNRLLDRFSFEKITDSQENDWQEVTATFQDVFHLSQSSRQLSESEKQSLLKKPSKTSLKTSLVSDFDMAYFTELVQRSFLSERAVSQEVKEMTQTLHALYGLDEVALSQFAIKASNVRTNQVDINYYQGLVIKAMADQPVNKRPDYQMDQVKQQTESQGQDLPKENQDEASLALIKAAKAYPPLTFAKTIKEQKNGYLTTNEIKTLEMVMNKGLIDGPTLNIMIHYYLISQESSSIIRSTFERTVDDWSQKNIQSPEQALTYLNKRTKRIQKQRQSKNKRQNTKRKTYQELQPAWFNQKQEVADKEEKMDHESVQALADRIRALNSEEGDE; the protein is encoded by the coding sequence TTGAATCCATGGGAAAAGTTAAATCCACGTGAACCTCTCAAAATTATCCTCACACAAATTGTTTCCAATGTTAATCTGGAAGTTCTAACCTATCTCTATCAACCAATTATTGGGGCCGAAGCCTTTGCACTCTATATGACTCTCTATGCCTATATTGACCGTTCAGACTATCAATCAGAAGTGATTAACCATGGGGAAATCATGGACCAATTGGTTTTTTCTAAAGAACGCTATGTTAGAAGTAGGCGCCGCTTAGAAGCCATTGGCCTCTTACGTAGCTACACCCAGCAAAGTGGTCAAGCTCCAGTGCAGGCCCTCTATCAGTTGTTAGCACCGGTTTCTTCTGAGCAGTTTTTTAAGGATAGCTTAATGACTAGCTTGCTTTTGGACCATGTGGGGGAAGAGCGGTTTAATCGCTTATTAGACCGCTTTAGCTTTGAAAAAATCACCGATAGTCAGGAAAATGACTGGCAGGAGGTCACAGCGACTTTTCAGGATGTTTTTCACCTGTCTCAAAGCAGTCGCCAATTGAGTGAAAGCGAAAAGCAAAGCTTGTTAAAGAAGCCAAGTAAAACCTCTTTAAAAACTAGTCTGGTCAGTGATTTTGATATGGCTTATTTTACCGAGTTGGTTCAAAGGTCTTTCCTTAGTGAGCGGGCGGTTAGTCAAGAAGTGAAGGAGATGACCCAGACTCTCCATGCCCTCTATGGTTTGGATGAAGTAGCCCTGTCTCAGTTTGCCATTAAGGCAAGTAATGTAAGAACCAACCAAGTGGACATTAATTACTACCAAGGCCTAGTGATCAAGGCCATGGCGGACCAACCGGTAAATAAACGACCTGACTATCAAATGGACCAAGTCAAGCAGCAGACCGAGAGTCAGGGTCAGGATTTACCTAAAGAAAATCAAGATGAAGCTAGTCTAGCCTTGATCAAGGCAGCTAAGGCTTATCCGCCCCTAACCTTTGCTAAGACTATCAAAGAACAAAAAAACGGCTATCTAACTACCAACGAGATAAAAACCTTAGAGATGGTCATGAATAAGGGCCTTATCGATGGACCTACCTTGAACATCATGATTCACTATTATTTGATCAGCCAGGAAAGTTCAAGTATCATCCGGTCGACCTTTGAGCGGACAGTGGATGATTGGAGTCAAAAAAATATTCAAAGTCCGGAACAGGCGCTGACCTATCTCAACAAACGGACTAAACGGATTCAAAAACAAAGACAAAGCAAAAATAAGCGACAAAATACCAAACGTAAGACTTACCAAGAATTACAGCCCGCTTGGTTTAATCAAAAACAAGAGGTGGCAGATAAAGAGGAAAAAATGGACCATGAAAGTGTCCAAGCCTTAGCCGATCGAATTCGGGCGTTGAATAGTGAGGAGGGAGACGAATGA
- the coaE gene encoding dephospho-CoA kinase (Dephospho-CoA kinase (CoaE) performs the final step in coenzyme A biosynthesis.): MTFRLGLTGSIATGKSTVSNYFKKVGFPVVDADLGARAVVEPGTQGLQAIKEHFGEDFLFPNGTLNRKKLGDVVFTDKDQLTALNQLLLPYIYDWVNDQAQSYQDQGHQLIVLDIPLLYETKYQDACDAVMLVYVPESIQLQRLMDRDNLSEDEAFDRMLSQYNIEQKLRWADIVIDNQGSIHQTEKQVEAWLSIQGFQAIK, translated from the coding sequence AATTATTTTAAAAAAGTTGGTTTTCCGGTAGTGGATGCAGACCTGGGGGCTCGAGCTGTGGTTGAGCCGGGAACACAGGGTTTACAAGCTATAAAAGAGCATTTTGGAGAGGATTTTCTCTTTCCCAATGGCACCCTTAACCGGAAGAAACTAGGGGATGTGGTCTTTACCGATAAGGATCAACTCACAGCGCTTAATCAACTGCTCTTGCCTTATATCTATGACTGGGTCAACGACCAAGCCCAGTCTTACCAAGACCAGGGCCATCAATTGATTGTTTTGGATATTCCTTTACTCTATGAGACCAAGTACCAGGACGCTTGTGATGCGGTGATGTTGGTCTATGTTCCAGAAAGCATTCAATTGCAACGACTGATGGACCGGGATAATTTAAGTGAAGACGAGGCCTTTGACCGCATGCTGTCTCAATATAATATTGAACAGAAACTTCGCTGGGCAGATATTGTGATTGATAACCAGGGCAGCATCCATCAAACGGAAAAGCAAGTCGAGGCCTGGTTGAGCATCCAAGGCTTTCAAGCCATAAAATAA
- the thrS gene encoding threonine--tRNA ligase, with protein MIQLTFPDQSVKEFEAGVSGRDVAKSISNSLAKRVVAYTLNDELKGLDEAIDSDGSIRLIDPKNKETEQEALDILRHSSAHLLAQALRRLYPNIKFGVGPAIENGFYYDTDNGQGQQVSEEDLPRVEAEMEKIVKEDYPVEGKEVSREEAKEIFKNDPYKLEIIADLPEDATLTTYSQGEFTDLCRGGHVPSTGYIKHFKLLSLAGAYWRGNSDNAMMQRVYGTSYFNEKDLKEDLKRREEAKERDHRKIGKELDLFMIDPKTGQGLPFWLPNGATIRRQVERYIVDKEVQAGYQHVYTPIMADVDLYKTSGHWDHYSDDMFPTMDFEDGESFVLRPMNCPHHIRVYQNKVHSYRELPIRIAELGMMHRYEKSGALSGLQRVREMTLNDSHIFVRLDQIKDEFKSILRFMQDAYHDFNITDYRYRLSYRDPKDTKKYFDDDEMWEKAQSMLKEAMDELGLDYFEAEGEAAFYGPKLDVQVKTALGNEETLSTIQLDFLLPEKFDVTYVGEDGQNTHRPVMIHRGIVSTMERFVAYLIEEYKGAFPTWLAPQQAILIPVNENQHADYVYQVANRMRSEGLRIEVDDRNEKMGYKIREAQTRKVPYQLVFGDNEIENGTVTVRCYGSKKTETVDLDEFLSMIHAEIESYGVKD; from the coding sequence ATGATACAGTTAACTTTTCCTGATCAAAGTGTAAAAGAATTTGAAGCCGGTGTGAGTGGCCGCGATGTGGCTAAATCCATTAGTAATTCTTTAGCCAAACGGGTGGTGGCTTACACCTTAAACGATGAATTAAAAGGCTTAGATGAAGCCATTGACAGTGATGGCAGCATTCGGTTAATCGACCCTAAGAATAAAGAAACTGAACAAGAAGCCTTAGATATTCTCCGCCATTCCAGTGCCCATTTACTGGCTCAAGCCCTACGCCGTCTCTATCCTAATATTAAATTTGGGGTCGGCCCAGCCATTGAAAACGGCTTCTACTATGACACCGATAATGGTCAAGGCCAACAAGTGAGTGAGGAAGACTTGCCACGGGTTGAAGCTGAGATGGAAAAGATTGTTAAAGAAGACTACCCAGTGGAAGGTAAGGAAGTAAGCCGTGAAGAAGCCAAGGAAATCTTTAAAAATGACCCTTATAAGTTAGAAATTATTGCTGATTTACCTGAAGATGCTACCCTTACCACCTATAGCCAAGGAGAATTTACTGACCTCTGCCGGGGTGGTCATGTTCCATCAACAGGCTATATTAAACACTTTAAATTACTTTCCTTAGCAGGAGCTTACTGGCGAGGGAACTCTGACAATGCTATGATGCAAAGGGTTTATGGAACCAGTTACTTCAATGAAAAAGACCTTAAAGAGGATCTTAAACGTCGCGAAGAAGCTAAGGAACGTGACCACCGTAAAATTGGTAAAGAATTAGATCTCTTTATGATTGATCCTAAAACTGGACAAGGCCTGCCATTCTGGTTACCAAACGGAGCAACCATTCGCCGTCAAGTTGAACGCTATATTGTCGACAAGGAAGTTCAAGCCGGTTACCAACACGTCTATACCCCAATCATGGCTGATGTAGACTTATACAAGACGTCTGGTCACTGGGACCATTATAGTGACGACATGTTTCCAACCATGGATTTTGAAGATGGTGAAAGCTTTGTCTTACGTCCAATGAACTGCCCTCACCACATCCGGGTTTACCAAAATAAGGTGCATTCTTACCGGGAATTACCTATCCGCATTGCCGAACTAGGCATGATGCACCGTTATGAAAAATCAGGCGCTCTATCTGGTTTACAACGGGTAAGAGAAATGACCCTGAATGACTCCCATATCTTTGTGCGTTTAGACCAAATTAAGGACGAATTCAAGAGCATTTTACGCTTCATGCAAGATGCTTACCATGACTTCAATATTACTGACTACCGCTATCGTTTAAGCTACCGCGACCCTAAAGATACCAAGAAATACTTTGATGATGATGAAATGTGGGAAAAAGCCCAATCCATGTTAAAGGAAGCTATGGATGAATTAGGCTTGGACTACTTTGAAGCAGAAGGGGAAGCCGCTTTCTACGGACCTAAGTTAGATGTTCAAGTGAAAACTGCCCTAGGCAATGAAGAAACCCTTTCAACCATCCAATTAGACTTCCTCCTACCGGAAAAATTCGATGTGACCTATGTCGGTGAAGATGGTCAAAATACCCACCGTCCAGTGATGATTCACCGGGGAATTGTTTCCACTATGGAACGTTTTGTAGCTTACTTAATTGAAGAATATAAGGGGGCCTTCCCAACTTGGTTAGCTCCACAACAAGCCATTTTAATCCCAGTGAATGAAAACCAACATGCGGATTATGTCTACCAAGTGGCTAACCGCATGCGCAGTGAAGGACTACGGATTGAAGTCGATGACCGCAATGAAAAAATGGGTTACAAGATTCGTGAAGCCCAAACCCGCAAGGTACCTTATCAATTAGTCTTTGGTGACAATGAAATTGAAAATGGCACGGTAACTGTCCGTTGTTATGGGTCTAAGAAAACGGAAACTGTTGATTTAGATGAATTTCTCAGCATGATCCATGCAGAAATTGAAAGTTATGGTGTAAAAGACTAG
- the nrdR gene encoding transcriptional regulator NrdR yields MRCPRCQDNNTKVIDSRPVEENTSIRRRRLCTQCDFRFTTFERVEKMPLLVIKRDGTREEFSKEKLLRGLVRSCEKRPIALETLEEVVKNIESDIRQKGQNEVPSTLIGEMVMDILPKIDEVAYIRYASVYRHFEDPTVFLQEIEQLKQMQKNNAEGQTNLDLEANNAEEDQS; encoded by the coding sequence GTGCGCTGCCCCAGATGTCAAGATAATAATACGAAGGTAATCGATAGTCGGCCTGTGGAGGAAAATACATCGATAAGAAGGCGACGCCTATGTACGCAATGTGATTTTCGCTTCACGACCTTTGAACGGGTAGAAAAGATGCCTTTACTGGTTATCAAGCGGGACGGTACCCGGGAAGAATTTTCCAAAGAAAAATTATTACGGGGCTTAGTGAGATCCTGTGAAAAACGGCCAATTGCCCTAGAAACCTTAGAAGAAGTGGTTAAGAATATCGAATCGGACATTCGGCAAAAAGGACAAAACGAGGTGCCTTCAACCCTAATAGGGGAAATGGTCATGGATATTTTGCCCAAGATCGATGAAGTTGCCTATATTCGCTATGCCAGTGTCTACCGTCACTTCGAAGATCCTACCGTCTTTTTGCAAGAAATTGAGCAGTTGAAGCAAATGCAAAAAAATAACGCGGAGGGGCAAACGAATTTAGACTTAGAAGCCAATAACGCGGAGGAAGATCAGTCTTGA